One Arvicanthis niloticus isolate mArvNil1 chromosome X, mArvNil1.pat.X, whole genome shotgun sequence genomic window, cacacacacacacacacacaatgaataaataaaataaatacttaaaatgaaaaaacaggaaatgtttaaaatatctCAGAGAGCAAAGGGGTCTCTGGACGATATCATCTTACTAATGCCACACTTTGAGctttttggaaagaaaaataaccttTATTGGTATTGTATAAGATGTACACATCTCAGCTTTGATTCCTGAATAGAATTTGTCTATAAATACCCCAAACCCATAATCTCAATGGCCTATTTGGTCTTTTTATCTTTCAAATCAGAAATTATTGTATTGCAAAAATAATTCATCCTGTTTTAAACTGTATCTCACTGACCTGATCAGCATATTTCTAATGGAATCCAGAGGCCCTGGGTATATACTTGTCTGCATTACCAGTCAGCTAGCTGGGCCCTCTCATGTAGTACGCAAAGAGAATGACTGAGGTTGTGCCTTCAAAGACTCAGATCAATTAGCCATgatagtgttctctctctctctctctctctctctctctctctctctctctccctctctctgtttctctttctctccctctctctccctctgtcacccccccctgtgtgtgtgtgtgtgtgtgtgagagagagagagagagagagagagagagaggagagagagagagagagagagagagagagagagagagagagagagagatttgtataTATGTGGAAGTGCAGGCATATATATGCACAGCACACCTGTGGAACTCAAATTCTCCTTTGAAAAATCTACTTGTTCTGTCAAGTCCCCATAAAGCAACCCAAAAGTGGTAAACTGAACCCCGTCCCCTGTGCTCCATTTTCTGGCCCATAACTCTGTCTGCATTCCCAGAGACCACTCTGGCACCAAGGACCCCAGATTGTGCTGGTACTAGGGACCCCAGAGGCAAAGTTAGCACCCAAGAATCCAGAGGCCACACAGGCCACAAAAATCCCAGGAGAGACACTCTGTTGGAACTGAAGATTCAATAGTCACCAGAAACCTAAGGCATTAAGGCCAGAcaacagagaggaaacagaaactaagggtGGGGGATACAAAAACCACCCATCCAgcaaagataaactcagaaatcagcatttgaaccTACAATAACTGCAAAacccagatggctaaaggccagtgtAAGAATGCCATCAACAAGAGCCGGGCTATTATAGCACCACCAGAGGCCGGCTATCCTACTATAGCAAGCCCAGCTCTCCTAACACAtctaaagcacaagaaaatgatcttaaatctaatcttatgaagatATTAGAAGCCTTTAAAGACGAAATAAATGtgttccttaaagaaatacagaaaatacagccaaacaggtgaaggaaatgaataaaactgttcaaaacctaaaaatggaaatagaaataataaagaaaactcagTTCTGCTGTCCTAAAGCCTGTACCAAGGCAATATATCATGGTAGGAATATATGGTGAAAGCTGGTCATTCTAGAGTGGCTACTAAAACAATAGAGTGCAAATAAGTGACAGGGAGTGACCCAGGTCCTAATGTGCCTTTCAAGgacacattcttttattttttaataaattactccattcgtttacatctcaaatgatatcctacttcctggttacccctctacAAACCTTCCATCCCACATTCatattcttccccttcccctttgcctctatgagagtgcttctccacccaccctTTGtagccccactgctccagcatctccctacactggggcatcaaacctccacaggaccaagggcctcccctcccattgatgtcagacaaggccacctgctctacatatgtatctgcagccatggatctctccctgtacactccttggttggtagtctagtccctgggagcactgggtggtccagttagctgatactgttcttcctatggatggaactagaaaatatcatcgctgagtgatgtaacccagacacaaaagaacacacatggtgtgtactcactgataagtggatattaggaaaaaagctcgGAATACCTATGATACAACTCAGATCATATGaaggtcaagaagaaggaagaccaaagtgtggatgcctcactCCTACATTGAGTGGAGAACAGGATGATCTAGGGAGGTTAAGGCAGgggagacctgggagggagaaaggagggggaggaaataagGGAGCAGTATAAGGTactggaggggacaggagagaggtacagaggggtcaggaaattgaataaaaatataaagcagtTAGGGGGTGGGGAACTAGGGGTATCCACTAGAGGATCTCAGACACCAGCAAAGTGAGAGGGTCCCAGGACCCAACCTGGATGACTTTAGCCTAATGCACAGCaaaggggagacagaacctgtggcgaccacctccagtagataggcacaccccctggttgagggatggggccacccacacatTTCAAActttttaatacagaaatgttcctgtctaagggaaagacagggacaaaaagtacaggaacaaagagtggagcagagactgaaggaagggccatctgtgAACTACCCCACCAGGGAATCCATCCTTTCTGCAGACACCAagccagtcactattgctgatgccaagaggtgcttgctgacaggagcctggtgtggcAAGGACACACTCTTAATTCCTAAACTACTTCTACAAGCCTGCATCTTCTAAAGGTCTCACAGCTTCAGAATAATGATACAGACTGCCCATCAATCTTTTAATACATTGGCCTTTCaaagacccttataacttgagcaGTACTCTATACTTTTCTATATGAAGTTTTGTGATCTGAAACTATTCATCACTGGGGCAGAGTAACCCAAGTCCCACCAGCCCCTAGGCTATCAGCTCATATTTACATGAAAGTGGTATAACCTGAACCAGTAATTAGCTTTCTGAGAATTCAGTCCCAAGGAGAAAGGGcttgttgtttgggtttgttaTTATTTGTTCTGTTGTTGCTTTATTTTCAGTTGTGACAATTTAAGGATATAAGTTCGTATAAGtccttagaaagaaaaaagcaagttaACATTTTGGGTCACAAATACATaaccttttaaaaagaagttgtgTAAATTAAGAACATAGTCTAGATGGTTATTACTGGGTAGTGGAAGCCCCTCCTCCCCATTTCTGTcctgctttttctctctttttagaaGCTTCTTTTAGAACCTTATTTAACTTCTACTAACCTTATAAGAATGGCTCCCAAAGGAACTAAATTAGCCAAACATTGGGAGCTAAAAAGATGTATATGAACTGGGAGATACACATTTAAACCAGCAGCACTTAGGTTCactaaagaaatcaaaatgttcAGTGAATACAGTAAACTCTATTCAGTGCAAGGACCAGAACAGATATCAAGTAATGTAAGTCATCAGTAGATATTAAATTCTGTTGTCTTTAATTATGGTATGTTTTATCAAGTGTCTTCTGTTCCCTCCCCATCCAACTCCAGGTTTGGGTGTTTCCATTAAGTTGAGAAACACTTTTAAGGAAGCAAGGTGATATTTTCCTATCCTATAGAGATCCTATGTTGCCATTCCTTCATTTGAAAATGAAGGCATTAGTACCATAGGAAGCTTGTGACTATACTTAATTTAATGTTAAAATACAGATGAAAAGAAACCCAAGGAGCTGCAAAAGCACGCAATGTCACAAAGATGATGACGCCATTGAGTCACCCACTGTATGTTAAAATTGCCTTGCCTTGTAGCAAGTGAAAAAAACCCACGTGCACCAAGGCCAACAAAAGAGTATTGACAATGAAAGTTACACACCAGTGAGCAGCAGAAAACAAATTTAATGATTGGTAGCAAATGCTGATCTTTCAGCCAGGGTAGGAACTGCCTAAAATTTCTACATATCACATAGGTTTACAGAAACAAGCCTAAAGCCAAGGCTGTCAGGCAATGTTGAAGCTGCTCTTGAAAGGAGACTCATTTTATGATCTTTGATTGTATTCTTTCTCTTGCTGGATAGctagggataaaaaaaaaagaaacaaaaatatcattAGCAGAGAATTTTTCTAATATGTTTAGTGTCTTCCTAGAGTTTTTATAGGACTTGGCTATTGTGAACTAAGGCCTGGGGTTTGAAACTCAGTGCCATTAaaaagaattctgtgctaaatcTTCAAATGGTTATCCTATGTGCTTTAAATTGAGAATACTAAGTAAATCCCCACAAAGTGTTATGTGAGTACATAGCAACCATTTTAATATCCATTTTAATAGAATCTGAATCAACTATAGGTTTTATATTCCATTTAAGGTAGATGTATGCTGCTGCCACTATTTGAGACTAAATGGTAAATGAAATTCATTGTTCCACTATATCTATCACAGTCCAATAAGAAAACTTTTACTCTAAAaccattttatactttaaaaatattttgcctgGTTTTGGAACTCTCAGATAATTTTGATGTACAGAAAGCAAAGCATGGCACAGCATTTGTGAATGATTTTTGGAAATTTTCCAGGAAGATgaaaatatgggaaataacaatAATCCCCTGAGTCTGGGAACATCAAGTGTATTCAAACTCTGAACTTACTCCATTTACAAAAGATCAGAAACATGAGCAGAGTTCATTAGGGGGACAAGATCACACACAAACTTGTCAAAggcagaaaaacaccacatgattACAAGTGTACATCAGGTTTTTTGTCCATCATTCCAAGATtaattttaatgtgatttttgtaattttcaacagaaaatagcttttgtttctttatacCACTGCTGTTTGTTATGCAGGAACCACTTACATATCCCCGATAACAAAATCAGCTCGTGGATATTTTGAACTGTTAAGTATGGTAGGACATTATTATGTACTTTGTGAAAAACTTAAAAGAACATAAGTTTGTTAACTGACTATACCAACTTTCACTACTAGAAACCCCCATTACTTACTTTCTTTTGATGGGagagtatttttttcttcagtattagTTTTCTTCAACTTTGATTTGTCAAATGTTTCAACTTCAGATAAGTCTGGTTTGTCACTCATCTTGactaaaagaaaaaccaaaaaaaaaagttacccacTAGAACTATGATCAGATTAAGAGTCACAgtaaaaacattcatttattatCAGTGAATATTTTGCATGCTGTTTTTCAATAGGAAAACAACGATTCTTAGGAGGTCATGTTTTTCTTAGAGTACTCTGATTACAAGACTTTAGCCCATTTCTGGTGGTAGTAAATGACAGCAGACAAAGATGCTCTAGAAAGCAAGATACTCTAGAAACCGGCAGTGGAGGTGTAGGGGTGGGGCTCACCTTAAAATAGAAAGGTAAAATAGAAGTGACAAGCAATAGCAGATAGGAATAGAAGAGCAAATAAAGGACTAGATTTGACTAGGGATGGCTCTTTAAGAGAAGACGAAAGGGACTATCTGAGCATCTTCACCTTCTAGCCAATTACTTTTAGAGTATTTAGGAATGGTGGTGAGCATCACATAAAAAAAAAGGGTCATACAACACTGTACTGCTTCTAATTGAATGATGAAAGTTGGTATATTAAGTGCATTATAATAAGAATGAAAGGGGATTACAAGTTTCACACAATATCTTCTTGTAGCCTTAGTAAACATATAAGGGACAAAAAAGCTAAACAGGCTCAGACTCAGAACTTTAGCAGACTGAAGTAAGCCAAATAGAGTTAAGTTCTACTTCCCCAGTTTTCACTATTAATTGGCATGATACAAAGGTACACATGGCGAAATCCCTGGTATTTTCTAAATTTCACAAGTGTATCGGAATGGGACAATAGGAAAAGATCCCAAAGATCAGAAGGCGAAATTCTTTGTTACCCCAGTGGGGTAGGACACAATCTATTGACCAAAGTACACTGGAGAATCATTATCCCCGAAGCTTACACACAGTCCAAACACATCTCCATTCAATTAAGGATACCCTAAGGCCCTCTTTTACCGAGTGAACAGCCCACGCTCAAAGCCAGGAAAACTGGGATTCTCACATTTGTAACCACAGGGCGGGGCAGAGGGGCGAGAGCAAACACTCGAAGGCCCTGTCCCACCCGCCCAAACCCTACTTCCAGCCTTCACTAACTCCTTGGAGCCGCTGGTCCCTCTGAACCTCCCAAGGTGgggaccccaccaccaccaccaccaggaccGCGCTCTGCACCGCCTAGAAACAAAGCCTCTGAGAACTCCGGTGAGCAGACAGAGCTCGGTCTGCCTGAAAACAGGAAAACGCTAGCGCACACGCCAGCAGTCGCCACCGTGCCTGGCCCCGCGAGGGCCACTCGCTCTCACCTGCCCGCTCCAAGGCTCTTATCAGGCCAGCAATTAAGTCCGCAGCTACCTCTAGATCAGGGTGGTGGTCTCGGGTGCCGCAGCAAACTGATAAACTCTTCAACGGGTCCCGCCCCTATATCCCGCCCATCCCCTCTATGATTGAACAAACGGGCTAACGTAATCCTTACACAGGCCTCTCTGATTGGACAAATCCTGGCTTGCCACGCCCCTTCCCCAGGTCTAGTTTTCTGGGTGGTTGTCTCTGTTCAGTTTACCTGCAGCCCACCTATAGCAGGGCTTTTCCaagtcacaatttaaaaaaaaaatgctgatggCTAAGGGATGAATTATTGGCAAGGttcagtccccttctcttccACAGCTCTACTCCTGGGGTCCACAATACCATCTTTACAAATACATTCATTCCTCTGCCAATTTAGGAGCCTCACATTGAACAGCTACATCTTACCCAGTTAGATTTTAATATCTGGGCTTTGGGAGCCAAACTGAATGAGTTGTACCCtgcattcttgttttttttttttttttttttttttttatacccttGGGAAGGGACCATACTGTAATGACCAGTGGTTTTGAACCTATGCTCAGTAACCTCTGTTCTAACCTCTGGCTAGCTCATAGTGCAGATGTGGTTCAGGGCCATCCACTCCTGGACATGGCCTATGTAATCATGTGACATTTTAGGCTTTTTGTGCCATCGACCAAGAGCACAGTTAGTTTAGAATAACCACAAAACAATTTGCTGACACTGCTTTTTACCTAGTACTTGTTTGATGCACAAGAAACAGAAGATGAAAACTATGTAGACTGAATTTACCTCCTCCCAAGGCTTAGGGATTGTCCcagaagaggagcagaaagaatttTAAGAGCTAGAGGTAGTGGATTACTACAGTGTTTTCTGAACATATGTGATTACAGGTACATAACCTGATGAAAATCAAATCTGACAATATCCCAGCATGGAGAAGTTCTGCCCCTAGCTGAGAATTACTGACAGTTGATGGTTGTTTGGAAAGGGAGAGCCAGTTTCTTCAAAGATGAGGTCTCTGAGAGGctactcagattccagcagatggCCCTACTCCCATGCATATATTGGCTCCATcttttacccctgcacatcttgtaggcaggacaaattgtaggtataaagttttgtggctgggttggtgtctcagtccctccattggaagtctcaCCTGGTTACAGGACATGACCAGTTCAGGCTCCAAATCCCCCACttctaggagtcttagctagagtcaccctcatagattcccaggagtttccattgccctaggtttctagcttgtcccagagagGTCCCCACCCCGATTCCAGTACTGTCTCCCTCCATCTTTTTCCCACCTGAGCCAAGACTTCCTTTTGAAGATACAATATAAAGCAATGGTATGATGACACAAACTTAGACATGGAAAACAGTGGAACACAGCAGCTCTATCATTGACTCAAGGATATACAAATGCTTCATATTTGATAGAATTTTGTCAAAAATGAATATGGAGAGAAAGGGCTTGTCAACAAATGGatatttattgagaaaatatGAAAGTGAGCATCTAGCCTCATAGGGTTTACATGCTAGGGTTGAACCTAAGGCCTTGCACATGCTTGGAAAGCACTCTATCTCCAGTCTCCATCCTCACATTTTACACTAAATTAATTCCAAATATATTTGGAGAAATAAATGTGAAAGGAAAAACTAAGGCTATATATTCAAAGAATGATTTCTCCTCAGAAAACCCACAGACACTTACTGTAAGGAGAACAGACAAAAGATTGAAGTTAGAACGAATAAACTCCcataataaatttgaaaaactGACACCATTCAACAGGAAAACTGGCAAAGGTCTTgaataaatgattaacaaaagaagAGATCCTGCTGTCCAACAGGCATGTGGGAATATGCTCGACATTATTAACAATCAGGAAAATCAGAGCAGGAGACTTCATTTTACTGCCactgggttaaaaaaaataatgttaggtAACTAACATTACCAACTGTTGGCCTGCAGGTGGAGCAACAGGAACTGTTGAACATGGCTTCTAAGGGTAATTTGTGTGTGCTGCGTAAAATGTTACGCAGCATTCAGTTAAATTGAAAGTCTGCACACCCAGCAAACCAGAAATTGCATTCTTAGAAAACTATCCCACAGAATCCTGTATGTACAGATGTAGTTCTTTATGGCTGAATCATATTGTGTATACTTTTGCCTTATTTTTATGTGATGGTGTTAAACTCTAGATTTAGGATGTCTTTAAACCAATATAGGTGTTTTTAGCTCATTTTGTTGATCTCAAGTCCTGAAAGTAATATTTCAAATATCACAAAAATGACTAGATCATcatcataaaatgaaatattaatgctGACATTTAAATCAACAGGACAATAATTGTAGTGTTATTTTTGCTCAGAAGATTGAAGTGGACAAAAATAATAGGTCTATATGTGATTTTACAACAtcctgtaggttttttttttttgagacagggtttctctgtgtagccctggctgtcctggaactcactctgtagaccaggctggcctcgaactcagaaatccacctgcctctgcctcccaagtgctgggattaaaagtgtgcgccaccaccacccggctcctgTAGGTTTTTATGTGATCCAACTTAAATTATGCCATACTTTGGTTGTAAATCTTCATAATTCCATAACTTCAAATTtcaacacatacatttaaaacttACGTGTAAAGCAACTAGTGTAAATTTAAACAACTACCACAAATTAGTCATAAAACATGTCATGtgaattttccttttataatatTTTGCAAGCAGGGCTGGAGCTGTTGCTCAATTAAAGGTGCTTGCCAAGCGTATGCAAGGCTCTGTCTGGGTTTGAGCTCCAGTGCCACACAAATGGGCCATGAGGGTGCACACCTGCAACCCTATAATCTGAGAGTtggaggcagcaggcaggaagaccagaagtgtAAGGTCATCCTTGTCATTATAGAGTTCAAGGCTGTCCTGGACTAGAAACTCTGGGTAAAAAAAACTATTTGCTAACAACCTCATTTTATGCATTATTTGTTTTGTGGTGTGGGGGATGTCTTTAAGGATTCTAGATAaggcctctaccactgagcaatgGCCCTATAGAATTATCAGAGAGATAAAAGATTGTCTtttataaaaacttaaatatatgAATAGCATATCTATAAACATTGAAAATGAATTATTGGCCAAACATTGTGGTGCAGCCTTTACTccaagcacttaggaggtggaagcaggtggatctctgagttcaaagccagcctggtctattttttgtttgtttgtttgttgtttttttggacagaatttctctctgtagccctggttgtactggaactcactctgtagaccaggttggcctctaattcagagatccatctgcctttgcctcctgagtgctatgattaaaagcatgcactaccactgcctggttgccagcctgatctatacagtaagtcctacacagagaaactctgtctcaaaaggaagtgtgtgtgtgtgtgtgtgtgtgtgtgtgtgtgtgcagttttcTGTCTAGGAAgaaatttttctctgtgtatagaCAGAATGCATGCATATGAGCATTATGCATAAAATTTTTCCATAATCTCACATTTGTTTCTAAATAGAATGAAGAAGGGGTTACAGATTGACAAAGTGACAACTGTGAATTCACTGTGTACTTGGAGATAAGTGCATCTATTGGATAAAAACATGGGGGGTGTGCTGATTATTTCTCTTTAGTTTGTTaaacattttgtgaaaaatattttctcttggaAGTTAGACATATGCATAACTAGCTGCTGTTCTAATTTTCCTCTCTTTGTCTAAATATGTATTGTACTTCCTTGAATGGGCAAGCATTGGTATCCATCAGGATCCATGGAGATTTGGTTCCAGGATCTCTGGGAAAACCAAAACCAGTCACTTCTGAAGTcccatattttcaaaaaaaaaattgtataattgTATTGGCATGAAACTTCCCAccaaatacattttattgttttatttctatttaggtttatttttttttcattttgtggggagggagaaagaattgAGTCACGATCTCATGCGGCCCAGTCTGTCCTGGAACGATGTAGCCTAGGGTGGCCTTgcactcctgatcctcctaccctCATATCCCCAGGAAGGAGATTACAGATATGTCACACTATGCCCTGCTCTGTcccatatattttaaattgtttctagTCTATTTATAAAATCTAATACAAGCTTAAGTGCTCTGCAATTGATCGTTATACTGTGTTGTTCGAATGTATAACAAAAGAGCTGCACATGTTCAGTACATATGCAATCCCCACCAAATGTTTTCTATCTATAACGCATAGATGTTCACTCTACAGGTAAGAAAGGATAACAACACTGTCCCAGCCCACTCAAACCTACTATTTGGAAGTTCATCTGcagctcttctggaggaccaTTTTCTATTGACCTTCTCGGCAAATAAATACTAGTATTCTTATGGCCTACAATCCTGACTTTAATTCCTGCAGCATTCGGTGATGAATTCTCATCCCTAGACAAATGGGTCATTATAAAGGACAATTTTGGCTC contains:
- the LOC117694668 gene encoding thymosin beta-15A — protein: MSDKPDLSEVETFDKSKLKKTNTEEKNTLPSKETIQQEKEYNQRS